The genomic segment GTAATCTGTCCGACAATACCTGGCATAACAAAGGAAACCCCAACGATTACTGCAAGGCATGCCGCTATGCAGAATGCGGAGACAATCCGTCTGTGCCGCAGTCTCTGCTGTCGTTCTTTTTCCCCAATACGCCGTTTTACCTCAGCAATTCGTTCCTCATTTTTCAACATCTGTAATACCCTCCCGTTGCAATAATCCGCGTAAACGCTCTTTTCCCCGGTACACCATATTTGTAATCTGCTTCACGCTTTTTCCCATGACCTTAGCAGCCTGTTGGTAGCTCATACCCTCAAAATAGGTCAGATAAAGAGCTTCCCGATAATCTGAATTTAACTCGTCCATGCAGAGATGCAGGATCTGATTTCGTTCCTTTGTGCGGATGACCTCCTCCACCAGTGTCTGCGCCTCCGGTTCTCTGGTCAGGTCGTCAAGACTGAAGATAATCCGCCGTCTGCTTTTGTGGCGTAATGCCTTGTGCCGCGCCGCTTTATAGAGATAAGCCTTAAAACATCCATCCCGGATGCGGGGCTTTTTCGTAAACAGCCAGGAAAAGGTTTCCATCATTAAGTCCTCCGCTTCGTGGACGTCATGCAGATAACCATCAATGTATAAGGTCAATGGGTCGCCGTATTTTTTTATCAATAGTTCAAGTCCTGTCTCGTCACCGCTCAGATATTGCCCATAAAGCTCTTCATCAGTAGCCATACCGTTCAATTCCTTTCCCCATATTACTCCTCTGTTGTCAGGTGTAATCTCCGGGCTTCTTTCCTTCGTTCTTTTGATAAGCATAGTATACTTTTGTTTACAAAATACGTCAATTGTTTATAGCAATTCTACAAAATAATGAGAGCCACGGTCTGCACTCTGATTCAGAATACAAGACGTGGCTCTCCTGATCATAACCGGAAATATAAAACTGCGGTCTTCAGTTCATGAGCAGATGAATATGATCCGGCATAGCTTGAATGCTGATTCATCACATCGCCCCTTACAAGCAAGTCCCACTCACTGCTTATTGCTCTTCGCAATAGAAGCAGTGAGTGGGACTTACTTGATTCGGTTAAAACTTTATTCAGCCTTTATAGCCCAGCGCATCTTTGTGGAACGGGCTCTTGGGTTCTGTGTGCACTCTTTGGCTGAAGGGCGGATCACATCTTTTGCATAGTCTGAGTAGATTCCCTCCTTGTATCCTGCTTTAAGCGCTTTCTTTACCAGTTTGTCTTCACCGGAATGAAAGGTAAGGATTGCCACACGTCCGCCCGGACGCAAAGCATCCGGAAGCTTCTCCATAAATTCATACAGTACTTCGAACTCATGGTTAACATCAATACGCAATGCCTGGAAGGTTCGCTGACAGGTCTTCTTAATTGTCTCTTTCTTTTCTTTTTCAGGAAGGAAATCAAGAGTTTTTTCGATTACCTGACGCAGTTTTGTGGTAGTATCAATATGATTGCCTCTGCGGATCTCATCGGTAATGGCTTTGGCGAGTTCCTCACAGTATGGTTCATCAGAATTTTCACAGAGCATTCCCGCAAGCTCCTCTCTGGAAATGGTATCCAGACGCCGGGCTGCACTGATGCCGGTTTCCTGATTCAGGCGCAGATCCAGAGGTCCGTCTGTTTTAAATGAGAAACCTCTTTTGGGATTATCAATCTGCATGGAGGAAACGCCGAGATCTGCCAGAATAAAGTCAAATCCTCCAACCTCTTTGGCAATCTCATCAATGGTGCAGAAGTTCTGAAGCTTTACTGTCAGCAGTTCTTCCCCGAATCCCTGCTCTGCCAGACGTTTCTTTGTTTTGGCGGATTCCTCAGGGTCTACATCTGTTGCATAAATATGGCCCTTGCCATTCAGACACTGAAGCATCGCTTTCGTATGGCCGCCATAGCCCAATGTGGCATCAAATCCGGTTTCGCCCGGCTGGATATTAAGAAAATCAAGGATTTCCTTAACCATAATGGAGATATGCATTCCCGCCGGGGTATTTCCTTTCTGAATCACGTGTTCAATGGTATCTTTATATTTCTCAGGCTGTAATTCCTTGTATTTCTCTTCGAATTTCTTCGGATATTTTCCTTTATAACGGACACGTCTTTTATGTGGTGTCTGGTTCTGGTTTTCCATAAAATCCCCTTTTTGTTTTTTTATTCCTGTGTAATACCGGTTACTTCATAGCCGGCTTCTTTGATCACTTCGCGGATCTTATCCTCGTCCAGTTTCTCCGGAGCATGGATCACTGTGGTTCCTTTTTCATGGAAGGAAACTACATCTTCCACTCCAAATGCCTCTTTTACTGCCTTTGTCACATGTGCTTCACAATGTCCACACATCATTCCTGTTACGTTTACTGTGATTGTTGTCATTTCTTTGTTCTCCTTGTTTTCTTTTATATTTTCCTGATCTTTTGGATCATGAATTTCACTGTTGCAAAAATCTGTATTCTCTGCTTTCAGACTTCTGTTTTCTGTTACATTTTTCATTTTTGCATTATCTGAAACATTATCTGAAATATAATGGATTTCTTCCACATTCTGTTTTATTTTTTTGTCTCTGGAAGCATCATGTACCTTAAAGAGATTCAGTCTCAGTGCATTGGTTACCACACAGAAACTGGAAAGGCTCATGGCAGCTGCACCAAACATGGGGTTCAGTGTCCATCCGAAAATCGGAATCCATACACCGGCTGCCAGTGGAATACCGATCACATTGTAGAAGAATGCCCAGAAAAGATTCTCATGGATATTTCTCAGTGTCGCCCGGCTTAAACGTATGGCAGCAGGTACATCACTGAGCCGGCTCTTCATTAATACCACATCTGCGGCATCAATGGCAACATCTGTTCCTGCACCGATCGCGATACCGATGTCTGCCCTGGTAAGTGCAGGGGCATCATTGATTCCGTCTCCTACCATGGCAACCTTTCCCTGTTCCTTCAGAGAACGGATCACGCTTTCCTTGCCATCCGGAAGAACACCTGCAATTACATCGTCCACTCCTGCCTGTGCTCCGATCGCTTTTGCTGTGCGTTCATTATCACCGGTAAGCATTACTACCCGGATTCCCATGTTCTGCAGTTCTTTTATTGCCTGAGGACTGTCCTCTTTTATAACATCTGCCACTGCGATCATGCCGAGAAGCTTCCCGCCTTTTGCAAAAAGAAGTGGTGTTTTTCCTTCTCCTGCAAGTTTTTCTGCCTGCTTCATCAGTTCCGGTGATACAGAGGTTTCATTGCTGATAAATTTCATATTTCCGCCTGTAAGCACTTCACTGTTTAATGCTGCACGAAGACCGTTTCCAGGAAGAGCCTGAAAATCAGAAACCTTCTGCAAAACAATCTTTTTCTCTTCTGCTCTGGCAATAATGGCTTTTGCAAGAGGATGTTCACTCTTCTTCTCAAGTGCATAGGCATAGCCTAAAAGCTCTTCCTCTGAGATTCCCTTTGCAGGAACCATATCTGTCACCTGCGGTTCACCCTTTGTGATAGTTCCTGTCTTATCTAATGCAACGATCTGGATTTTACCTGCTTCCTCCAGGGATACTGCTGTTTTAAACAGGATTCCGTTTTTGGCCCCCATTCCGTTTCCTACCATAATGGCAACCGGTGTGGCAAGCCCAAGGGCACAGGGACAGCTGATGACCAGAACAGAAATACCTCTGGCAAGTGCATATCCGAACTCTTTTCCTGCCAGCAGCCAGACAATGGTGGTGACAACCGCAATACTGATAACTGTCGGAACAAAAACTCCGGAAACCCTGTCTGCGATTTTGGCAATAGGTGCTTTTGTTGCAGCCGCATCACTGACCATCTTAATAATCTGGGAAAGAGTAGTGTCCTCGCCTACCCTGGTAGCTTCGCATCTGATAAATCCGGACTGGTTTACGGTTGCAGCAGAGACTGCATCTCCCGGATTCTTGTCAACAGGAATACTCTCCCCTGTAAGTGCCGCCTCATTGACAGCACTGTTTCCCTCAAGGACCACTCCGTCCACCGGAATGTTCTCACCGGGACGTACCACAAAAACATCACCTTTTCGGACCTGTTCGATGGGCACTGTAGCTTCCTGTCCATCCCGGACAACAACTGCTGTCTTAGGTGCCAGCTTCATCAGACCTTTCAGCGCATCCGTTGTCTTTCCCTTAGATCGGGCTTCCAGCATTTTTCCAACTGTGATCAGGGTAAGGATCATGGCTGCAGATTCAAAATAGAACTCCATCATGTAATTCATAACTGCTGCAGAATCTCCGTCCACCTGTGCTCTTGTCATTGCAAAAAGTACATAAACACTCCACAAAAAGGATGCCATGGAACCAAGTGCTACAAGGGTATCCATATTTGGTGCACGATGCCACAGACTCTTAAAGCCGCTGATAAAAAATTTCTGGTTAATGACCATTATGATTCCGGCGAGAAGAAGCTGCACCAGTCCCATGGCAATATGATTATCATTAAACCATGCCGGAAGAGGCCAGCCCCACATCATATGTCCCATGGAAAAATACATCAGCACAAGCAGAAAGCCTACAGATGCGATCAGCCTTCGTTTCAGTGCCGGTGTTTCATGGTCTTCCAGTGCCTCCTCTGCCGCAGAAGCAGATATCTGCTCCCCGGATACCCCCTTTAAGGACGCTCCGTATCCTGCATCCTGTACAGCCTTGATGATCTCACCTGCACCGGCAGTTCCTTCTACTCCCATGGAGTTAGTCAGCAGACTGACCGAACAGGATGTCACACCCGGAACCTTGGATACGGCCTTCTCCACTCTGCTGCTACAGGCCGCACAACTCATTCCGGTTACATTGTATTGTTCCATTTCTATTCCTCCTTACGACTTGTTGTCCCTTACCTGATATCCCCTGCTCTGCTGCTTTGCAGTTCCCGGATCTTTGTTCTGCTGTACTCTGATTCTATAATAATCTGGACACACAGCTTTCACTTCATCAGTTTCTGCAAAGTAGCCACCAGCTCATCGATTGTATCATCCTTGCCCTCGCGGATATCTCTTGCCACACAGTTGCGGATGTGGCTGGCAAGCAGTTCTTTGTTAAATGCATTCACTGCTGCGTTGACTGCTGCAGACTGGATCAGGATATCGTTACAGTATGCATCATTCTCCAGCATACCAATAATTCCTCGGATCTGTCCTTCCACACGTTTAAGACGGTTGATCAGCTTTTTTCTCTCCTCCTCAGAACGCATTGTATGTTTAGTGCAACAGGAACAGACTTTTTTCTCCTGTGTTTCTGCCATATAGGAAATCCTCCTTCTGATTTTTATGAATAGATTCTGTTTTATATAAATTTCTGAAATATATAACGATTTCAAAATACCCTTATGGGGTATCTTTACAATAGTCACTATATACCCTTATGGGGTATTTGTCAATACTGTTTTTTCATATCGGAAACAAAAAGATTACTGTGGTTGCTGTGAACGGGTAAACAGTAACAAAAAAGAGCTCTCACAGAAAATAACCGCCGGCAATATTCTGCCGGTAATTATTTTTCGCGAAAGCTCCAAGACCTATACTCTATGCACTTTTCTTCTGACAAAATAAAAACAGGTGACCTGCATAATGATCGTCAGCATCCAGGATGCAGGATAGGAAATAAACAGAACAGCCAGTGATCTGTGATGCGGGAATATTCCAAATATCCATACGATCCTGGTTCCTACTGTTCCGATCACTGACAGGATCATTGGAACGCCGGAATGTCCCATTCCACGCAGGGCACCCGGAAATAGATCCATAATCCCGCAGAGAAAATAAGGTACGGTAGTGTAAGACAGGATTTCCAGTCCGCAGCGGATTACTTCCGGATCGGCAGTATAAATCTTAAGAATCTCAGAACCGAAGAAATATGCACCGCATCCAAGGGAAAAGGAGGTAACTACGGAAATAATAAGACAGTCGACCAGAACCTTATCCATACGTCTAAATTTATGCACACCATAGTTCTGACTGGTAAAGCTCATACATGCCTGTGTGACAGAGTTCACCGCCACATACAGAAAACCGAAAATATTATTGGCCGCCGTATACCCTGCCATGGCGGTCGATCCAAAGGAGTTAACCGAGGACTGAAGCAGAGCATTTGACAGATTAATGACTGTGCTCTGGATCCCGGCCGGAATCCCAACCTGGAAAATCTGTTTTAAGTAAACAGTATTGATCCTTAATTTTCCAAAATGAAGCTGGTAGCTGGTTTTCGATGTACGCAGACATCTGAGTACCAGAATGCAGGAAATTAACTGGGAGATCACAGTAGCAATGGCTACGCCCGCCACATCCATATGAAACATGATCACGAGGATCAGATTCAGTACTGCATTTACAACACCGGAAATAACCAGAAAGATCAGTGGACGTTTCGTATCTCCTACAGCCCGCAGAATCGCAGCTCCATAATTATAAAGCATAAAAAACGGCATACCCAGAAAATAGATTTTCATATACAGTGCAGACTGTCCGATCACATCATCCGGAGTACCCATCAATTCCAGAGCCCATCTGGAAAAAATCAGTCCCACAAATGCCATGACGATACCGCTTACCAGTGCAAGAGTTACAGCTGTATGAACGGTATCTGACATTTCCCGGTCTTTTCCTGCCGCATAGAACCGGGCAGCAAGTACATTCGCACCAAGTGAGATACCAATAAACAGATTAGTAAACACATTGATCAGTGCTGTGGTTGAGCCTACGGCTGCAAGTGCCTGACTTCCGCTAAATCTTCCCACCACTATGATATCCACAGCATTAAACATCAGCTGCAGGATTCCGGACAGCATCAGCGGCAGTGAAAAGGAAATCAGCTTGTCCATGATGGTTCCGTTACACATATCTATTTCGTATTTATTTTGTTTCACTTTTATCTTCCACCCTTTATATCTAAATTGATATGGGCTTCTGTAGAAGTCCTTTATATTACTGTTCGTAAACAGTTAGTATTTTTCAATGTTTTTATTCTGCAAGGCTTCCGAAATAATAGAATCCCTTGCAGGTATCCAGTTTTACTTTTACATATTTACCGATCAGATCCTGACATCCCGGGAAATGGACCAGAAGGTTATATTCTGTTCTTCCTGTAAAGATACCTTTTTCTCTGCTTTCTTCCTCTACAAGGATCTCCTGAACAGTTCCCTCGAAACGAGAAGAAGCCTTTCGGCCTTTTTCCTGAACCAGAGCAAGAAGACGGTCAAAACGGTCTTTTACCACATCCTCAGGTACCTGATTCTCCATTTTGGCAGCAGGTGTGCCGCTTCTTTTGGAATAGATAAAGGTAAATGCAGAATCAAAATCACATTTCTCCACAACATCCAGAGTATCCTGGAAATCCTCTTCCGTTTCTCCCGGGAAACCAACGATAATATCTGTAGTAAGGGAAATATCCGGTACGGCATTACGGATTTTGGCTACAAGCTCCAGATACTTTTCTTTGTCATAACGGCGGTTCATGATCTTTAAGATTCGGCTGCTTCCGGACTGCATGGGAAGGTGGAGGTGATGGCACACTTTTTTGCTCTCTGCCATTGTCCGGATCAGTTCATCAGACAGATCCTTCGGATGGGAAGTCATGAAACGGATTCTCTTTAATCCTTCAATTGCTTCCACCTGTTTCAGAAGCTGTGCAAAAGTAACCGGATGTTCCAGTGTCTTTCCATAGGAATTAACGTTCTGTCCCAGAAGCATAACTTCTGTCACACCGTCAGCTACCAGACCCTTGATCTCTTCTATGATCGCCTCCGGTTCGCGACTCTTCTCTCTTCCTCTTACATATGGTACAATACAGTAACTGCAGAAATTATTGCAGCCAAACATAATATTGACACCCGTTTTAAAGGAATATTTACGGTCAGAAGGCATACCCTCCACGATTTCATCAGATTCCTTCCAGACATCAATGATCTGTCCCTCCGTATTTAAGCTTCTGTAGAAAAGCTCCGGAAACTTATGGAAGTTATGGGTACCGAAAACCAGATCAACAAAAGAATATTCTTTGTGGATCTTCTCAATTACTTCCGGCTCCTGCATCATGCAGCCAAACAATATAATCTTCAGTTCAGGATTCTTTTTCTTAATACTTTTCAGATGGCCAAGATGACCGTAAATCTTCAGGTTTGCATTCTCCCGGACTGTGCAGGTGTTATAGATGACAACATCTGCATCTTCTTCTCTGGATACTTCTGTATAGCCCATACGTTTCACGATACCGGCCACTGTATCCGTCTGCAGGGAATTCATCTGGCAGCCTGCATTCTGGATAAAGAAAGCTGGCGCATTTTCATATTTTTCCTTCACAAGCTCTGTACATTTATTGATATATTCTAACTGTATTTTACTTTCCTGTGTATTATTATTCACTATTGATTCCTCATCTTTCTGTTTACAACATTTCGGGGCACTCTTTTTATCATACAGAATCTATGGCTTTATGTCAAACGCTAATCTCTGTTTTTATTACTTTTTATTTTCGGATACAGTTTTTCTTTGACTATGTGACGGATTTATGCGTTTGCCAATATGCCGCTGTTTAGAGAATAAAGATATTCAAGTGGAATCAGACGCAGTTCTTCCATATCGTCCTTGCGGTATTCCGGAATCTCAATTGCCAGAGAGGGCTGACGGATCACTTCCGCATAAAACTGTTCCGGAGATCCCATCTCAGGTTTTGCTCCGGCTTTTTTGACTCTCGCACCACCTGCAATCCCTTTTTCCAGACGATAGCCGGAACATTTCTGTAAATGCCTTGCCAGTCTGTAATTTTTCTGATTGTAGGCAAAGCCTTTCTCCTGTCTGCAGTAAACGATCTTCCCTCTGGAATAACTGAATGTAAGCAGGCCAAGGCTTGAATATTCCTGAAAAATGCTGATCAGGGCACGAGTCTCATTCTCACTGGCAGGCTCCTGATTCACTCTTTTCCGCTGATAATAATTAGTCGGAAAATTTCTGCGCAGATCAATTCCCCTGGCATTACATTCATACTCTTCCACAGGCCTGTCCTGCATTTTCAGCATCTGTCTGTGGATGGGATTATGTATGGCACCATATCCGTATTCACATATCTCATAGCTGTCAGGATTCAGCATGGGGATCATACAGATACGAACCTTATCCAGAAGTTTACGAACTTCATAACTTTCTCCGATAGTCCAGTTGCTTTCATAGGATCTGCAGTAATCTTTTGCAATGGACAAAAGATATTCCGGGAGATTTCTGTCTCCGCTTTCCACTCCGCTCAGACAGATAATGCAGGTATCACCCTTTCCAATCTCAAGCATGGGGATCATTCTGTCATCATGACTTCTTCCGATCACTCTGAACTGGACAAAATTTCCATATCTCTGTCCGAGTTCCCACAATGCGAAGTATATTTTTTCATAAGTTCCCATCTGTTCTGTTGACATACATTCTCTCCTCCTTTTTGGCAAATGTTCAGCAGCCTGGATCAGATTCCGGATTCTGACCTGTATGGACGGCTGAATGGCTGCCTTATTATTATATATATGAAAAGAGACAGGCCATAAGACCTGTCTCTTAAAAATAATTGGATTATATTTACATTTCTTTTTTACGTCTTCTTATCAGTACGTAACCACCTGCAAGAACAGAAGCTGCAGCAAGAGCCAGCATAGTTCCGACCGGTGATTCATCACCTGTGGATACTGCTGATTTCGCTGTTCCGTTTGTTCCGTCTGCATAGGTTGTCGGAGTTACATCTGTAGTTCCTCCATCTGTAGTTCCGTCGCCGGATCCGGTTCCGTCTCCGTTTGTTCCGTTTGCACCTGGTGTGGTAGTGGCCTGTGTCAGAGGAGCTGCCTTGAACTGATAGGGCAGAACTTCGGAAGCATCTGTTTCCTGCCAGTCATTTCCACTGTATACCTGTTTTGCATATTTAATGTAAATAGTATATGCTTTTTCGGCATCTGTATAAATACCGCTCTTGGCACCAATTTTCCAGGATGTGTTCCAGGTTGACGGGTTAGAAGACATACTCCATCCTACAGGTACCCATCTGACATCACCTTCTCCCGGATTATTGTTCTGTGTACCTGCACCGATTACCTTGAAGTCATAGAAAGTATTCGGATAGAACACAAGTGCTTTCTCAAATCCCTGTACAACACTCTCTTTTACATCGGGTACTACCGGAGTATGAGATGGTGTAGGTGTAACAGGACGTTCTTTTGAATCAGGCTGGAACATTACAGAGCCATAATTACTCTTATCCTTATCACTGATCACACATACATAAATATCAACATCATAGTCAGGAAGATCAGTAACTTTTGCTGTTACATTTGTATCAGCCTCAATAGGAGCACCTACTCTGGAAGTATCGATTGTCGGTGCTTTCTCACCACGTTTTACCCAGTCAATATAATAGGTACCTTTTACATTTGACTGGAACTTAATTTTAACAGTACCACTTCCGGACCATTTGCATTCTTTTCCTGTTACTTTCAGTTTTTCTTCTGCAGGAGTTGGGGTAGGGGACGGTTCTGTTGTACTGACTAAAGTTCCGTCTTCTCCGATTTTAAGGCTAGAATCTCCCTCATATGTAATCTGAGAAAGAACATCCGCCAGTTTCACATCAGTAACAGCGTCACCCAGCTTTACGACTGTTCTTCCGGCGTTAGCCTCCTGAACAGCAACACCAATGGCAGAACCTGTAACAGCACCGCTTACATTGATTACACCGTCTTTGGCAAGCACAAGGTTACTTGCAGCTTCAAAAGAATTTGTAACGGTATTTCCTGTAACACTTAAGGTTCCCTGAATATTTACAGTTCCTTCACTGTAAATTGCACCACCTGCTGCAGCGGAGTTGGCTGTAATCGTGCCATTCTGAAGATATACGTTTGCACCGGCAGCATTATTAATCGCACCACCATTTCCTGTCGTGCTGTTTGCTGTGATTGTACCTCCTAAAAGATATGCATTCGCACTGTTGTTGATTGCACTGCCATCTCCTGTTGTAGTATTACCTGTCAGAGTTGCTCCATCAGATAAAGCATAGTTACCACTTATCACTTCAACAATAGAACCAGTAACCCCTTCACCAGTTCCATCAACAATTAAAGTACTGTCAACAGCGCCTGTTG from the Blautia wexlerae DSM 19850 genome contains:
- a CDS encoding metal-sensing transcriptional repressor; translation: MAETQEKKVCSCCTKHTMRSEEERKKLINRLKRVEGQIRGIIGMLENDAYCNDILIQSAAVNAAVNAFNKELLASHIRNCVARDIREGKDDTIDELVATLQKLMK
- the rsmH gene encoding 16S rRNA (cytosine(1402)-N(4))-methyltransferase RsmH — its product is MENQNQTPHKRRVRYKGKYPKKFEEKYKELQPEKYKDTIEHVIQKGNTPAGMHISIMVKEILDFLNIQPGETGFDATLGYGGHTKAMLQCLNGKGHIYATDVDPEESAKTKKRLAEQGFGEELLTVKLQNFCTIDEIAKEVGGFDFILADLGVSSMQIDNPKRGFSFKTDGPLDLRLNQETGISAARRLDTISREELAGMLCENSDEPYCEELAKAITDEIRRGNHIDTTTKLRQVIEKTLDFLPEKEKKETIKKTCQRTFQALRIDVNHEFEVLYEFMEKLPDALRPGGRVAILTFHSGEDKLVKKALKAGYKEGIYSDYAKDVIRPSAKECTQNPRARSTKMRWAIKAE
- the miaB gene encoding tRNA (N6-isopentenyl adenosine(37)-C2)-methylthiotransferase MiaB, with protein sequence MNNNTQESKIQLEYINKCTELVKEKYENAPAFFIQNAGCQMNSLQTDTVAGIVKRMGYTEVSREEDADVVIYNTCTVRENANLKIYGHLGHLKSIKKKNPELKIILFGCMMQEPEVIEKIHKEYSFVDLVFGTHNFHKFPELFYRSLNTEGQIIDVWKESDEIVEGMPSDRKYSFKTGVNIMFGCNNFCSYCIVPYVRGREKSREPEAIIEEIKGLVADGVTEVMLLGQNVNSYGKTLEHPVTFAQLLKQVEAIEGLKRIRFMTSHPKDLSDELIRTMAESKKVCHHLHLPMQSGSSRILKIMNRRYDKEKYLELVAKIRNAVPDISLTTDIIVGFPGETEEDFQDTLDVVEKCDFDSAFTFIYSKRSGTPAAKMENQVPEDVVKDRFDRLLALVQEKGRKASSRFEGTVQEILVEEESREKGIFTGRTEYNLLVHFPGCQDLIGKYVKVKLDTCKGFYYFGSLAE
- a CDS encoding LPXTG cell wall anchor domain-containing protein; its protein translation is MRKKQLFALLMAGALSVGMAPTATFAADTAAETSAEGELEGELDSADTEEPSEDPAETPEEPAEDPAETPEDPAETPAETTADPTEAPAAEETDEQAAEAGSAIIVNGHSYSTLAEAFEAVPESADMTDETKYVKVKGDIEISATVDVPSNKNIMLVAAEDATIKRAAGFIGSMFTVNGGNLQMAGSAEDAATGAVDSTLIVDGTGEGVTGSIVEVISGNYALSDGATLTGNTTTGDGSAINNSANAYLLGGTITANSTTGNGGAINNAAGANVYLQNGTITANSAAAGGAIYSEGTVNIQGTLSVTGNTVTNSFEAASNLVLAKDGVINVSGAVTGSAIGVAVQEANAGRTVVKLGDAVTDVKLADVLSQITYEGDSSLKIGEDGTLVSTTEPSPTPTPAEEKLKVTGKECKWSGSGTVKIKFQSNVKGTYYIDWVKRGEKAPTIDTSRVGAPIEADTNVTAKVTDLPDYDVDIYVCVISDKDKSNYGSVMFQPDSKERPVTPTPSHTPVVPDVKESVVQGFEKALVFYPNTFYDFKVIGAGTQNNNPGEGDVRWVPVGWSMSSNPSTWNTSWKIGAKSGIYTDAEKAYTIYIKYAKQVYSGNDWQETDASEVLPYQFKAAPLTQATTTPGANGTNGDGTGSGDGTTDGGTTDVTPTTYADGTNGTAKSAVSTGDESPVGTMLALAAASVLAGGYVLIRRRKKEM
- a CDS encoding M14 family zinc carboxypeptidase, which gives rise to MSTEQMGTYEKIYFALWELGQRYGNFVQFRVIGRSHDDRMIPMLEIGKGDTCIICLSGVESGDRNLPEYLLSIAKDYCRSYESNWTIGESYEVRKLLDKVRICMIPMLNPDSYEICEYGYGAIHNPIHRQMLKMQDRPVEEYECNARGIDLRRNFPTNYYQRKRVNQEPASENETRALISIFQEYSSLGLLTFSYSRGKIVYCRQEKGFAYNQKNYRLARHLQKCSGYRLEKGIAGGARVKKAGAKPEMGSPEQFYAEVIRQPSLAIEIPEYRKDDMEELRLIPLEYLYSLNSGILANA
- a CDS encoding MATE family efflux transporter, giving the protein MCNGTIMDKLISFSLPLMLSGILQLMFNAVDIIVVGRFSGSQALAAVGSTTALINVFTNLFIGISLGANVLAARFYAAGKDREMSDTVHTAVTLALVSGIVMAFVGLIFSRWALELMGTPDDVIGQSALYMKIYFLGMPFFMLYNYGAAILRAVGDTKRPLIFLVISGVVNAVLNLILVIMFHMDVAGVAIATVISQLISCILVLRCLRTSKTSYQLHFGKLRINTVYLKQIFQVGIPAGIQSTVINLSNALLQSSVNSFGSTAMAGYTAANNIFGFLYVAVNSVTQACMSFTSQNYGVHKFRRMDKVLVDCLIISVVTSFSLGCGAYFFGSEILKIYTADPEVIRCGLEILSYTTVPYFLCGIMDLFPGALRGMGHSGVPMILSVIGTVGTRIVWIFGIFPHHRSLAVLFISYPASWMLTIIMQVTCFYFVRRKVHRV
- a CDS encoding heavy metal translocating P-type ATPase translates to MEQYNVTGMSCAACSSRVEKAVSKVPGVTSCSVSLLTNSMGVEGTAGAGEIIKAVQDAGYGASLKGVSGEQISASAAEEALEDHETPALKRRLIASVGFLLVLMYFSMGHMMWGWPLPAWFNDNHIAMGLVQLLLAGIIMVINQKFFISGFKSLWHRAPNMDTLVALGSMASFLWSVYVLFAMTRAQVDGDSAAVMNYMMEFYFESAAMILTLITVGKMLEARSKGKTTDALKGLMKLAPKTAVVVRDGQEATVPIEQVRKGDVFVVRPGENIPVDGVVLEGNSAVNEAALTGESIPVDKNPGDAVSAATVNQSGFIRCEATRVGEDTTLSQIIKMVSDAAATKAPIAKIADRVSGVFVPTVISIAVVTTIVWLLAGKEFGYALARGISVLVISCPCALGLATPVAIMVGNGMGAKNGILFKTAVSLEEAGKIQIVALDKTGTITKGEPQVTDMVPAKGISEEELLGYAYALEKKSEHPLAKAIIARAEEKKIVLQKVSDFQALPGNGLRAALNSEVLTGGNMKFISNETSVSPELMKQAEKLAGEGKTPLLFAKGGKLLGMIAVADVIKEDSPQAIKELQNMGIRVVMLTGDNERTAKAIGAQAGVDDVIAGVLPDGKESVIRSLKEQGKVAMVGDGINDAPALTRADIGIAIGAGTDVAIDAADVVLMKSRLSDVPAAIRLSRATLRNIHENLFWAFFYNVIGIPLAAGVWIPIFGWTLNPMFGAAAMSLSSFCVVTNALRLNLFKVHDASRDKKIKQNVEEIHYISDNVSDNAKMKNVTENRSLKAENTDFCNSEIHDPKDQENIKENKENKEMTTITVNVTGMMCGHCEAHVTKAVKEAFGVEDVVSFHEKGTTVIHAPEKLDEDKIREVIKEAGYEVTGITQE
- a CDS encoding RNA polymerase sigma factor, producing the protein MLIKRTKERSPEITPDNRGVIWGKELNGMATDEELYGQYLSGDETGLELLIKKYGDPLTLYIDGYLHDVHEAEDLMMETFSWLFTKKPRIRDGCFKAYLYKAARHKALRHKSRRRIIFSLDDLTREPEAQTLVEEVIRTKERNQILHLCMDELNSDYREALYLTYFEGMSYQQAAKVMGKSVKQITNMVYRGKERLRGLLQREGITDVEK